The Candidatus Microthrix subdominans genome includes a window with the following:
- a CDS encoding succinate-semialdehyde dehydrogenase (NADP(+)) — MSTTETSAGTASAPSESTAPTPTHDRGTPERAELIRLARRVDLLEDDRPSHTVLSPIDGEPLGLMPIGTTDDVTAAITGARRAQRMWAETSTKDRARILADYADLVLDHREELCDLIQLENGKSRAWAFEEVADTTITARYYAKTGPKLLAETGRASAFPGLIRTVERHVPKGVVGIISPWNYPLSLAVGDALAALMAGNGVVIKPDSQTPYTALRAVELLEEAGLPKGLMRVVTGQGRVVGTAIIESADYVMFTGSTETGKSIATQSAARLVDFSAELGGKNAMVVTDDIDVERAAKVATIACFANGGQLCIAIERIYVLAEVAEQFTKAFAAATRALRLGSEVGYGPEMGPLASADQLDKMREHVTDAVSKGATVVAGGDARPELAPWFHEPTILTDVPASAAVYREETFGPLVSIYPVANVDEAIAAANDTEYGLNASVLCRDASRGRAIARRLRAGTVNVNDGYAAAWSSLDAPMGGMGASGVGRRHGAVGLLKYTESQNISTRSPLLDLVQRPSNPKEYAERLSAALRLQKYLPF; from the coding sequence ATGTCTACAACGGAGACCTCCGCCGGGACGGCGTCCGCACCGTCCGAGAGCACCGCACCGACGCCCACCCATGATCGGGGGACCCCCGAACGGGCCGAGTTGATCCGGCTGGCCCGTCGGGTCGACCTGTTGGAGGACGATCGCCCCTCCCATACCGTGCTGTCCCCGATCGACGGCGAACCCCTGGGGCTCATGCCGATCGGCACCACCGACGACGTCACCGCCGCCATCACCGGCGCACGGCGAGCCCAGCGCATGTGGGCCGAGACATCGACCAAGGATCGGGCCCGGATCCTGGCCGACTACGCCGACCTCGTGCTCGATCATCGCGAAGAGCTGTGCGATCTCATCCAGCTGGAGAACGGCAAGAGCCGGGCCTGGGCCTTCGAGGAGGTCGCCGACACGACGATCACCGCCCGCTATTACGCCAAGACCGGCCCCAAGCTGCTGGCCGAGACCGGCAGGGCGAGCGCGTTCCCCGGCCTGATCCGCACGGTGGAGCGCCACGTGCCCAAGGGCGTCGTCGGCATCATCTCGCCGTGGAACTACCCGCTGTCGCTGGCGGTTGGCGACGCGCTGGCAGCGCTGATGGCCGGCAACGGCGTGGTGATCAAGCCGGACTCGCAAACCCCCTATACCGCGCTGCGTGCGGTGGAACTGCTCGAGGAGGCCGGTCTGCCCAAGGGGCTGATGCGGGTGGTCACCGGGCAGGGCCGTGTGGTGGGCACGGCCATCATCGAAAGCGCCGACTACGTGATGTTCACCGGGTCGACCGAGACCGGCAAGTCGATCGCCACCCAGAGCGCCGCCCGCCTGGTCGACTTCTCCGCCGAGCTCGGCGGTAAGAACGCCATGGTCGTCACCGACGACATCGACGTGGAACGGGCGGCCAAGGTGGCCACGATCGCCTGCTTCGCCAACGGTGGTCAGCTGTGCATCGCGATCGAGCGCATCTACGTGCTCGCTGAGGTGGCCGAGCAGTTCACCAAGGCCTTCGCAGCCGCCACTCGGGCGCTGCGGCTGGGTTCGGAGGTGGGCTACGGCCCCGAGATGGGGCCGCTGGCCTCCGCCGATCAGCTGGACAAGATGCGCGAGCACGTGACCGACGCCGTGTCCAAGGGCGCCACGGTCGTCGCCGGCGGCGATGCCCGCCCCGAGCTGGCGCCGTGGTTCCACGAGCCGACGATCCTCACCGACGTCCCCGCCTCGGCGGCGGTGTACCGGGAGGAGACGTTCGGTCCGCTCGTGTCGATCTACCCGGTGGCCAACGTCGACGAGGCGATCGCCGCCGCCAACGACACCGAGTACGGGCTCAACGCCTCGGTGCTGTGCCGGGACGCATCGAGGGGCCGGGCGATCGCCCGCCGCCTGCGGGCGGGCACGGTCAACGTCAACGACGGCTACGCCGCCGCCTGGTCCAGCCTGGATGCCCCGATGGGCGGCATGGGCGCCTCGGGCGTCGGGCGGCGCCACGGCGCGGTCGGCCTGCTGAAGTACACCGAGTCGCAGAACATCTCCACCCGTTCCCCGCTACTCGACCTGGTCCAACGACCCAGCAACCCGAAGGAATACGCTGAGCGGTTGAGCGCTGCGCTGAGGCTGCAGAAGTATCTGCCGTTCTAG